One Vespula pensylvanica isolate Volc-1 chromosome 1, ASM1446617v1, whole genome shotgun sequence genomic region harbors:
- the LOC122633418 gene encoding integrator complex subunit 12-like, which yields MYADNSADIDEEFFDALALLRSNEDDSAEKLRKMLDEQIEKRYGTSKTLAFRMPKEFLQKERTSWKTYSKNSIKLTYDKNQVTNESSNKANDTNDKSVEIVEVNFKKIYEEEYEEFEKIDVPRISIPDDISNDGALCKICNGTKLGPLILLECQECQEIYHPLCHNPAVVDIDVYDPRLVWRCGKCVEATASTYETTTLEEERKGDVKKITNNKFAKSVNVEKKKRCVKMYEREKVFKRRR from the exons atgtaCGCGGATAATTCGGCCGATATCGATGAAGAATTTTTCGACGCGTTGGCCTTGTTGCGTTCGAACGAGGACGACAGTGCCGAGAAGCTTAGGAAGATGTTGGACGAACAAATCGAGAAAAGATATGGTACGAGCAAAACATTGGCTTTTAGAATGCCTAAAGAGTTTCTACAAAAGGAAAGGACTTCCTGGAAAACGTATTCGaagaattcaattaaattGACATACGATAAAAATCAAGTGACTAATGAATCTAGCAATAAGGCTAACGACACAAACGACAAATCTGTTGAAATCGTTGaagttaattttaaaaagatttacgaAGAGGAATATGAAGAATTTGAGAAGATCGACGTACCGAGAATCTCCATTCCCGATGATATCTCTAACGATGGTGCACTTTGCAAG ATATGCAACGGCACGAAGCTGGGTCCTCTGATATTGCTCGAGTGCCAAGAGTGCCAAGAGATCTATCATCCCCTTTGCCATAATCCAGCGGTAGTCGATATCGACGTCTACGATCCCAGACTCGTTTGGCGATGTGGAAAATGCGTCGAAGCTACGGCCTCCACCTACGAGACTACTACTttggaggaggagagaaagggtgacgttaaaaaaattacaaataataaatttgcgAAATCGGTCaacgtcgaaaagaaaaaacgttgcGTTAAAATGTACGAACgtgaaaaagttttcaaacGACGTCGCTGa
- the LOC122627758 gene encoding post-GPI attachment to proteins factor 2-like has protein sequence MMNNASMELNNVGGSKSSVYLVISFKRLCMSTVCLPLFSLVFCFVTAYIFQQDDIHETHCKVYNVLPSISAITGVSPQRYLWRISIALHIGPRLVIAGVYHSYYYKILKTLEDVPSRIMGCRLLNLCYWLNIAEVAALSGVTYISNRENYPVHEKIFIVFMFSSLSYMLTSVRLGRLVTPNAQSLQYKQALFVTSVISTVGLIIFFLKHRLLCHDLAFSWFSLCEYVIASANMGFHFTVILDFPKEQLVVGHGLPATKVD, from the exons ATGATGAACAACGCCAGTATGGAGCTTAACAATGTAGGAGGCAGCAAGAGTTCTGTGTATTtagtaatatcttttaaaagattatgTATGAGCACCGTTTGCCTACCGTTGTTTTCTttggttttttgttttgtcaCTGCGTATATTTTCCAACAGGATGACATTCACGAGACACATTGTAAG GTTTACAATGTCCTCCCATCGATATCCGCTATCACTGGCGTATCTCCTCAACGATATTTATGGCGTATAAGCATAGCATTACATATTGGACCTCGTTTAGTTATCGCCGGTGTATATCActcgtattattataaaatactcAAAACCTTAGAAGATGTACCTAGCAGAATTATGGGATGcagattattaaatttatgctATTGGTTAAACATTGCTGAGGTAGCTGCATTAAGCGGCGTAACGTATATATCGAACAGAGAGAATTAtc ctgtacacgaaaagatttttatcgtcTTCATGTTCAGCTCTCTCTCATACATGCTGACATCTGTAAGATTAGGCCGTCTTGTTACTCCTAATGCACAAAGTCTTCAGTACAAACAAGCATTGTTTGTTACAAGCGTGATCAGTACGGTTGGActcattatcttctttttaaaacatCGGCTGTTATGTCATGACTTGG CATTTAGTTGGTTCTCACTATGCGAATACGTGATAGCCTCTGCAAATATGGGATTTCACTTTACCGTAATCCTAGACTTTCCGAAAGAACAGCTGGTCGTAGGTCATGGATTACCTGCCACGAAAGtggattaa